The proteins below are encoded in one region of Salvelinus namaycush isolate Seneca chromosome 32, SaNama_1.0, whole genome shotgun sequence:
- the LOC120026734 gene encoding bromodomain-containing protein 2-like isoform X4, which produces METAINPPHDSSLGGVDVGLQGVMAMEQGPPGPGKRIRKPSLLFEGFEGPPLLPHGQAPPSGSPRPLVHDMNRQGRATNQLQFLQRAMMKSLWRHHFAWPFHEPVDASKLSLPDYHKIIKQPMDMGTIKRRLENNYYRSASECMQDFNTMFTNCYIYNKPTDDIVLMAQSLEKAFLQKVAQMPQEEVELPPPPPRGKPGKPGKGRRAAVPGGVTTAHQVPAVSQSAYSPPTPDTPESLLSTPPQTLQAKSLPPTLHSTPAMLGLPPTQPTAKKKGVKRKADTTTPTTMAMPITMGVGGIGMGMVGGPDSPLTLTSLGVGQGLGLGLGMGMGIGMGRGRGMAGTKAAAGRRGVSGRPIKPPKKDLPDSVQLQPVRRGKLGQQLRYCNGILKELLSKKHAAYAWPFYKPVDASMLGLHDYHDIIKQPMDLSTIKRKMDSREYRDAQQFAGDVRIMYSNCYKYNPPDHDVVTMARKLQDVFEFCFAKMPDEPAAPPASMGGRSSSSSSSSSSSSESDPSSDSDSSPSSDSEEERAHRLAELQEQLKAVHEQLAALSQGPIVKPKRKKEKKDKKKKKKPEKHRGSRVPVEEDIPIRPPKTPKVTKTSKTPKTPKTKSSKGGSTQGKRGTGKKSNKSKSSKKSQAVTLSMHQMSAAAMLPHYDSEEEDEVSPMSYDEKRQLSLDINKLPGEKLGRVVHIIQAREPSLRDTDPEEIEIDFETLKPSTLRELERYVMTCLRKKPRKPYAGKKGGAGKSREELALEKQLELEQRLLDVSGQLNSGKKPQKTKAEKPSAVEPHAMASRLSASSSSSDSSSSSSSSSSDTSDSD; this is translated from the exons GGCCCCGGCAAGCGCATCCGGAAACCGTCACTGCTGTTTGAGGGATTCGAGGGCCCGCCGTTGCTCCCCCACGGGCAAGCTCCCCCCTCTGGGTCACCACGGCCCCTAGTGCACGACATGAACCGGCAGGGCCGTGCCACCAACCAGCTGCAGTTCCTCCAGAGAGCCATGATGAAGTCCCTGTGGAGGCACCACTTCGCATGGCCCTTCCATGAGCCTGTGGACGCCTCCAAGCTCAGCCTGCCT GACTATCACAAGATTATCAAACAGCCCATGGACATGGGGACCATCAAGAGGCGCCTGGAGAACAACTACTACCGCAGCGCCAGCGAGTGCATGCAGGACTTCAACACCATGTTCACCAACTGCTACATCTacaacaag CCAACAGATGATATTGTTCTGATGGCCCAGTCCCTGGAGAAAGCTTTCCTTCAGAAGGTTGCCCAGATGCCCCAGGAGGAGGTAGAactgccccctcctcccccacgGGGTAAACCGGGCAAGCCAGGCAAAGGACGCAGAGCCGCAG TACCAGGAGGAGTGACCACTGCTCACCAGGTCCCGGCAGTGTCCCAGTCCGCGTACTCTCCCCCCACGCCGGACACCCCGGAGTCGCTGCTCTCCACCCCCCCACAGACGCTCCAGGCCAAGAGCTTACCTCCCACCCTCCACAGTACTCCTGCTATGCTAGGCTTACCCCCCACACAGCCCACAGCCAAG AAAAAGGGAGTGAAGCGGAAAGCagacaccaccacccccaccaccatggCCATGCCCATCACCATGGGCGTTGGCGGGATTGGCATGGGCATGGTCGGTGGACCCGACTCCCCGTTGACACTCACCTCGCTGGGGGTAGGCCAAGGCCTGGGCCTGGGCCTCGGCATGGGGATGGGTATTGGTATGGGCCGCGGCAGAGGCATGGCGGGCACCAAAGCAGCTGCAGGGAGGCGGGGAGTCAGCGGGCGCCCTATCAAGCCCCCGAAGAAAGACCTGCCGGACTCGGTGCAGCTCCAGCCGGTGCGACGCGGCAAACTGGGCCAGCAGCTCCGGTACTGCAACGGGATTCTCAAAGAGCTGCTGTCCAAGAAACACGCGGCGTACGCCTGGCCCTTCTACAAACCAGTGGACGCCTCCATGCTGGGCCTACACGACTACCACGACATCATCAAGCAGCCCATGGACCTCAGCACCATCAAG AGGAAAATGGACAGTCGAGAATACCGGGACGCCCAGCAGTTTGCCGGTGACGTCAGGATAATGTATTCTAACTGCTATAAGTACAACCCTCCAGACCATGACGTGGTAACCATGGCACGCAAACTACAG gacGTCTTTGAGTTCTGCTTTGCCAAGATGCCCGACGAGCCTGCGGCCCCTCCTGCTTCCATGGGTGGACGCTCCTCATCTTCTTCATCTTCCTCCTCGTCCTCGTCTGAGAGCGACCCCAGCAGCGACAGCGACAGCAGCCCCAGCTCGGACAGCGAGGAGGAGCGAGCACACCGCCTGGCCGAGCTGCAGGAACAG CTGAAAGCAGTTCATGAGCAATTGGCAGCACTCTCCCAGGGCCCCATCGTTAAGCctaagaggaagaaagagaagaaggacaagaagaagaagaagaagcccgAGAAGCATCGGGGAAGTCGGGTGCCAGTCGAAGAGGATATACCCATCCGGCCGCCCAAAACGCCCAAGGTCACCAAGACGTCGAAGACGCCAAAGACACCCAAGACCAAGAGCAGCAAAGGGGGCTCCACACAGGGCAAGAGGGGCACTGGGAAGAAGAGCAACAAGAGCAA GTCTTCCAAGAAGTCGCAGGCAGTGACGCTCAGCATGCACCAGATGAGCGCCGCCGCCATGCTCCCCCACTACGActcagaggaggaggacgaggtgTCGCCCATGAGCTACGACGAGAAGCGCCAGCTCAGCCTGGACATCAACAAGCTGCCCGGGGAGAAGCTGGGCCGCGTGGTTCATATCATCCAGGCGCGCGAGCCATCGCTGCGCGACACTGACCCAGAGGAGATCGAGATAGACTTTGAGACGCTCAAGCCGTCCACGCTGCGCGAGCTGGAACGCTACGTTATGACCTGCCTCCGCAAGAAGCCTCGCAAACCCTATG CAGGGAAGAAAGGTGGAGCAGGGAAGTCCCGGGAGGAGCTGGCTCTGGAGAAGCAGTTGGAATTGGAGCAGAGGTTGCTGGATGTCAGCGGGCAGCTCAACTCTGGCAAGAAGCCTCAGAAAACCAAAG CAGAGAAACCCAGTGCTGTGGAGCCCCATGCCATGGCGTCTCGCCTTAGCGCCAGCAGCTCCAGCTCAgactcttcttcctcttcctcatcgtCCTCCTCTGACACCAGTGACTCAGACTGA
- the LOC120026734 gene encoding bromodomain-containing protein 2-like isoform X1 has translation METAINPPHDSSLGGVDVGLQGVMAMEQGPPGPGKRIRKPSLLFEGFEGPPLLPHGQAPPSGSPRPLVHDMNRQGRATNQLQFLQRAMMKSLWRHHFAWPFHEPVDASKLSLPDYHKIIKQPMDMGTIKRRLENNYYRSASECMQDFNTMFTNCYIYNKPTDDIVLMAQSLEKAFLQKVAQMPQEEVELPPPPPRGKPGKPGKGRRAAVPGGVTTAHQVPAVSQSAYSPPTPDTPESLLSTPPQTLQAKSLPPTLHSTPAMLGLPPTQPTAKKKGVKRKADTTTPTTMAMPITMGVGGIGMGMVGGPDSPLTLTSLGVGQGLGLGLGMGMGIGMGRGRGMAGTKAAAGRRGVSGRPIKPPKKDLPDSVQLQPVRRGKLGQQLRYCNGILKELLSKKHAAYAWPFYKPVDASMLGLHDYHDIIKQPMDLSTIKRKMDSREYRDAQQFAGDVRIMYSNCYKYNPPDHDVVTMARKLQDVFEFCFAKMPDEPAAPPASMGGRSSSSSSSSSSSSESDPSSDSDSSPSSDSEEERAHRLAELQEQVCTQLKAVHEQLAALSQGPIVKPKRKKEKKDKKKKKKPEKHRGSRVPVEEDIPIRPPKTPKVTKTSKTPKTPKTKSSKGGSTQGKRGTGKKSNKSKSSKKSQAVTLSMHQMSAAAMLPHYDSEEEDEVSPMSYDEKRQLSLDINKLPGEKLGRVVHIIQAREPSLRDTDPEEIEIDFETLKPSTLRELERYVMTCLRKKPRKPYAGKKGGAGKSREELALEKQLELEQRLLDVSGQLNSGKKPQKTKAEKPSAVEPHAMASRLSASSSSSDSSSSSSSSSSDTSDSD, from the exons GGCCCCGGCAAGCGCATCCGGAAACCGTCACTGCTGTTTGAGGGATTCGAGGGCCCGCCGTTGCTCCCCCACGGGCAAGCTCCCCCCTCTGGGTCACCACGGCCCCTAGTGCACGACATGAACCGGCAGGGCCGTGCCACCAACCAGCTGCAGTTCCTCCAGAGAGCCATGATGAAGTCCCTGTGGAGGCACCACTTCGCATGGCCCTTCCATGAGCCTGTGGACGCCTCCAAGCTCAGCCTGCCT GACTATCACAAGATTATCAAACAGCCCATGGACATGGGGACCATCAAGAGGCGCCTGGAGAACAACTACTACCGCAGCGCCAGCGAGTGCATGCAGGACTTCAACACCATGTTCACCAACTGCTACATCTacaacaag CCAACAGATGATATTGTTCTGATGGCCCAGTCCCTGGAGAAAGCTTTCCTTCAGAAGGTTGCCCAGATGCCCCAGGAGGAGGTAGAactgccccctcctcccccacgGGGTAAACCGGGCAAGCCAGGCAAAGGACGCAGAGCCGCAG TACCAGGAGGAGTGACCACTGCTCACCAGGTCCCGGCAGTGTCCCAGTCCGCGTACTCTCCCCCCACGCCGGACACCCCGGAGTCGCTGCTCTCCACCCCCCCACAGACGCTCCAGGCCAAGAGCTTACCTCCCACCCTCCACAGTACTCCTGCTATGCTAGGCTTACCCCCCACACAGCCCACAGCCAAG AAAAAGGGAGTGAAGCGGAAAGCagacaccaccacccccaccaccatggCCATGCCCATCACCATGGGCGTTGGCGGGATTGGCATGGGCATGGTCGGTGGACCCGACTCCCCGTTGACACTCACCTCGCTGGGGGTAGGCCAAGGCCTGGGCCTGGGCCTCGGCATGGGGATGGGTATTGGTATGGGCCGCGGCAGAGGCATGGCGGGCACCAAAGCAGCTGCAGGGAGGCGGGGAGTCAGCGGGCGCCCTATCAAGCCCCCGAAGAAAGACCTGCCGGACTCGGTGCAGCTCCAGCCGGTGCGACGCGGCAAACTGGGCCAGCAGCTCCGGTACTGCAACGGGATTCTCAAAGAGCTGCTGTCCAAGAAACACGCGGCGTACGCCTGGCCCTTCTACAAACCAGTGGACGCCTCCATGCTGGGCCTACACGACTACCACGACATCATCAAGCAGCCCATGGACCTCAGCACCATCAAG AGGAAAATGGACAGTCGAGAATACCGGGACGCCCAGCAGTTTGCCGGTGACGTCAGGATAATGTATTCTAACTGCTATAAGTACAACCCTCCAGACCATGACGTGGTAACCATGGCACGCAAACTACAG gacGTCTTTGAGTTCTGCTTTGCCAAGATGCCCGACGAGCCTGCGGCCCCTCCTGCTTCCATGGGTGGACGCTCCTCATCTTCTTCATCTTCCTCCTCGTCCTCGTCTGAGAGCGACCCCAGCAGCGACAGCGACAGCAGCCCCAGCTCGGACAGCGAGGAGGAGCGAGCACACCGCCTGGCCGAGCTGCAGGAACAGGTGTGTACACAG CTGAAAGCAGTTCATGAGCAATTGGCAGCACTCTCCCAGGGCCCCATCGTTAAGCctaagaggaagaaagagaagaaggacaagaagaagaagaagaagcccgAGAAGCATCGGGGAAGTCGGGTGCCAGTCGAAGAGGATATACCCATCCGGCCGCCCAAAACGCCCAAGGTCACCAAGACGTCGAAGACGCCAAAGACACCCAAGACCAAGAGCAGCAAAGGGGGCTCCACACAGGGCAAGAGGGGCACTGGGAAGAAGAGCAACAAGAGCAA GTCTTCCAAGAAGTCGCAGGCAGTGACGCTCAGCATGCACCAGATGAGCGCCGCCGCCATGCTCCCCCACTACGActcagaggaggaggacgaggtgTCGCCCATGAGCTACGACGAGAAGCGCCAGCTCAGCCTGGACATCAACAAGCTGCCCGGGGAGAAGCTGGGCCGCGTGGTTCATATCATCCAGGCGCGCGAGCCATCGCTGCGCGACACTGACCCAGAGGAGATCGAGATAGACTTTGAGACGCTCAAGCCGTCCACGCTGCGCGAGCTGGAACGCTACGTTATGACCTGCCTCCGCAAGAAGCCTCGCAAACCCTATG CAGGGAAGAAAGGTGGAGCAGGGAAGTCCCGGGAGGAGCTGGCTCTGGAGAAGCAGTTGGAATTGGAGCAGAGGTTGCTGGATGTCAGCGGGCAGCTCAACTCTGGCAAGAAGCCTCAGAAAACCAAAG CAGAGAAACCCAGTGCTGTGGAGCCCCATGCCATGGCGTCTCGCCTTAGCGCCAGCAGCTCCAGCTCAgactcttcttcctcttcctcatcgtCCTCCTCTGACACCAGTGACTCAGACTGA
- the LOC120026734 gene encoding bromodomain-containing protein 2-like isoform X6 yields METAINPPHDSSLGGVDVGLQGVMAMEQGPPGPGKRIRKPSLLFEGFEGPPLLPHGQAPPSGSPRPLVHDMNRQGRATNQLQFLQRAMMKSLWRHHFAWPFHEPVDASKLSLPDYHKIIKQPMDMGTIKRRLENNYYRSASECMQDFNTMFTNCYIYNKPTDDIVLMAQSLEKAFLQKVAQMPQEEVELPPPPPRGKPGKPGKGRRAAVPGGVTTAHQVPAVSQSAYSPPTPDTPESLLSTPPQTLQAKSLPPTLHSTPAMLGLPPTQPTAKKKGVKRKADTTTPTTMAMPITMGVGGIGMGMVGGPDSPLTLTSLGVGQGLGLGLGMGMGIGMGRGRGMAGTKAAAGRRGVSGRPIKPPKKDLPDSVQLQPVRRGKLGQQLRYCNGILKELLSKKHAAYAWPFYKPVDASMLGLHDYHDIIKQPMDLSTIKRKMDSREYRDAQQFAGDVRIMYSNCYKYNPPDHDVVTMARKLQDVFEFCFAKMPDEPAAPPASMGGRSSSSSSSSSSSSESDPSSDSDSSPSSDSEEERAHRLAELQEQLKAVHEQLAALSQGPIVKPKRKKEKKDKKKKKKPEKHRGSRVPVEEDIPIRPPKTPKVTKTSKTPKTPKTKSSKGGSTQGKRGTGKKSNKSKSSKKSQAVTLSMHQMSAAAMLPHYDSEEEDEVSPMSYDEKRQLSLDINKLPGEKLGRVVHIIQAREPSLRDTDPEEIEIDFETLKPSTLRELERYVMTCLRKKPRKPYGKKGGAGKSREELALEKQLELEQRLLDVSGQLNSGKKPQKTKAEKPSAVEPHAMASRLSASSSSSDSSSSSSSSSSDTSDSD; encoded by the exons GGCCCCGGCAAGCGCATCCGGAAACCGTCACTGCTGTTTGAGGGATTCGAGGGCCCGCCGTTGCTCCCCCACGGGCAAGCTCCCCCCTCTGGGTCACCACGGCCCCTAGTGCACGACATGAACCGGCAGGGCCGTGCCACCAACCAGCTGCAGTTCCTCCAGAGAGCCATGATGAAGTCCCTGTGGAGGCACCACTTCGCATGGCCCTTCCATGAGCCTGTGGACGCCTCCAAGCTCAGCCTGCCT GACTATCACAAGATTATCAAACAGCCCATGGACATGGGGACCATCAAGAGGCGCCTGGAGAACAACTACTACCGCAGCGCCAGCGAGTGCATGCAGGACTTCAACACCATGTTCACCAACTGCTACATCTacaacaag CCAACAGATGATATTGTTCTGATGGCCCAGTCCCTGGAGAAAGCTTTCCTTCAGAAGGTTGCCCAGATGCCCCAGGAGGAGGTAGAactgccccctcctcccccacgGGGTAAACCGGGCAAGCCAGGCAAAGGACGCAGAGCCGCAG TACCAGGAGGAGTGACCACTGCTCACCAGGTCCCGGCAGTGTCCCAGTCCGCGTACTCTCCCCCCACGCCGGACACCCCGGAGTCGCTGCTCTCCACCCCCCCACAGACGCTCCAGGCCAAGAGCTTACCTCCCACCCTCCACAGTACTCCTGCTATGCTAGGCTTACCCCCCACACAGCCCACAGCCAAG AAAAAGGGAGTGAAGCGGAAAGCagacaccaccacccccaccaccatggCCATGCCCATCACCATGGGCGTTGGCGGGATTGGCATGGGCATGGTCGGTGGACCCGACTCCCCGTTGACACTCACCTCGCTGGGGGTAGGCCAAGGCCTGGGCCTGGGCCTCGGCATGGGGATGGGTATTGGTATGGGCCGCGGCAGAGGCATGGCGGGCACCAAAGCAGCTGCAGGGAGGCGGGGAGTCAGCGGGCGCCCTATCAAGCCCCCGAAGAAAGACCTGCCGGACTCGGTGCAGCTCCAGCCGGTGCGACGCGGCAAACTGGGCCAGCAGCTCCGGTACTGCAACGGGATTCTCAAAGAGCTGCTGTCCAAGAAACACGCGGCGTACGCCTGGCCCTTCTACAAACCAGTGGACGCCTCCATGCTGGGCCTACACGACTACCACGACATCATCAAGCAGCCCATGGACCTCAGCACCATCAAG AGGAAAATGGACAGTCGAGAATACCGGGACGCCCAGCAGTTTGCCGGTGACGTCAGGATAATGTATTCTAACTGCTATAAGTACAACCCTCCAGACCATGACGTGGTAACCATGGCACGCAAACTACAG gacGTCTTTGAGTTCTGCTTTGCCAAGATGCCCGACGAGCCTGCGGCCCCTCCTGCTTCCATGGGTGGACGCTCCTCATCTTCTTCATCTTCCTCCTCGTCCTCGTCTGAGAGCGACCCCAGCAGCGACAGCGACAGCAGCCCCAGCTCGGACAGCGAGGAGGAGCGAGCACACCGCCTGGCCGAGCTGCAGGAACAG CTGAAAGCAGTTCATGAGCAATTGGCAGCACTCTCCCAGGGCCCCATCGTTAAGCctaagaggaagaaagagaagaaggacaagaagaagaagaagaagcccgAGAAGCATCGGGGAAGTCGGGTGCCAGTCGAAGAGGATATACCCATCCGGCCGCCCAAAACGCCCAAGGTCACCAAGACGTCGAAGACGCCAAAGACACCCAAGACCAAGAGCAGCAAAGGGGGCTCCACACAGGGCAAGAGGGGCACTGGGAAGAAGAGCAACAAGAGCAA GTCTTCCAAGAAGTCGCAGGCAGTGACGCTCAGCATGCACCAGATGAGCGCCGCCGCCATGCTCCCCCACTACGActcagaggaggaggacgaggtgTCGCCCATGAGCTACGACGAGAAGCGCCAGCTCAGCCTGGACATCAACAAGCTGCCCGGGGAGAAGCTGGGCCGCGTGGTTCATATCATCCAGGCGCGCGAGCCATCGCTGCGCGACACTGACCCAGAGGAGATCGAGATAGACTTTGAGACGCTCAAGCCGTCCACGCTGCGCGAGCTGGAACGCTACGTTATGACCTGCCTCCGCAAGAAGCCTCGCAAACCCTATG GGAAGAAAGGTGGAGCAGGGAAGTCCCGGGAGGAGCTGGCTCTGGAGAAGCAGTTGGAATTGGAGCAGAGGTTGCTGGATGTCAGCGGGCAGCTCAACTCTGGCAAGAAGCCTCAGAAAACCAAAG CAGAGAAACCCAGTGCTGTGGAGCCCCATGCCATGGCGTCTCGCCTTAGCGCCAGCAGCTCCAGCTCAgactcttcttcctcttcctcatcgtCCTCCTCTGACACCAGTGACTCAGACTGA
- the LOC120026734 gene encoding bromodomain-containing protein 2-like isoform X3: protein METAINPPHDSSLGGVDVGLQGVMAMEQGPPGPGKRIRKPSLLFEGFEGPPLLPHGQAPPSGSPRPLVHDMNRQGRATNQLQFLQRAMMKSLWRHHFAWPFHEPVDASKLSLPDYHKIIKQPMDMGTIKRRLENNYYRSASECMQDFNTMFTNCYIYNKPTDDIVLMAQSLEKAFLQKVAQMPQEEVELPPPPPRGKPGKPGKGRRAAVPGGVTTAHQVPAVSQSAYSPPTPDTPESLLSTPPQTLQAKSLPPTLHSTPAMLGLPPTQPTAKKKGVKRKADTTTPTTMAMPITMGVGGIGMGMVGGPDSPLTLTSLGVGQGLGLGLGMGMGIGMGRGRGMAGTKAAAGRRGVSGRPIKPPKKDLPDSVQLQPVRRGKLGQQLRYCNGILKELLSKKHAAYAWPFYKPVDASMLGLHDYHDIIKQPMDLSTIKRKMDSREYRDAQQFAGDVRIMYSNCYKYNPPDHDVVTMARKLQDVFEFCFAKMPDEPAAPPASMGGRSSSSSSSSSSSSESDPSSDSDSSPSSDSEEERAHRLAELQEQVCTQLKAVHEQLAALSQGPIVKPKRKKEKKDKKKKKKPEKHRGSRVPVEEDIPIRPPKTPKVTKTSKTPKTPKTKSSKGGSTQGKRGTGKKSNKSKSSKKSQAVTLSMHQMSAAAMLPHYDSEEEDEVSPMSYDEKRQLSLDINKLPGEKLGRVVHIIQAREPSLRDTDPEEIEIDFETLKPSTLRELERYVMTCLRKKPRKPYAGKKGGAGKSREELALEKQLELEQRLLDVSGQLNSGKKPQKTKEKPSAVEPHAMASRLSASSSSSDSSSSSSSSSSDTSDSD, encoded by the exons GGCCCCGGCAAGCGCATCCGGAAACCGTCACTGCTGTTTGAGGGATTCGAGGGCCCGCCGTTGCTCCCCCACGGGCAAGCTCCCCCCTCTGGGTCACCACGGCCCCTAGTGCACGACATGAACCGGCAGGGCCGTGCCACCAACCAGCTGCAGTTCCTCCAGAGAGCCATGATGAAGTCCCTGTGGAGGCACCACTTCGCATGGCCCTTCCATGAGCCTGTGGACGCCTCCAAGCTCAGCCTGCCT GACTATCACAAGATTATCAAACAGCCCATGGACATGGGGACCATCAAGAGGCGCCTGGAGAACAACTACTACCGCAGCGCCAGCGAGTGCATGCAGGACTTCAACACCATGTTCACCAACTGCTACATCTacaacaag CCAACAGATGATATTGTTCTGATGGCCCAGTCCCTGGAGAAAGCTTTCCTTCAGAAGGTTGCCCAGATGCCCCAGGAGGAGGTAGAactgccccctcctcccccacgGGGTAAACCGGGCAAGCCAGGCAAAGGACGCAGAGCCGCAG TACCAGGAGGAGTGACCACTGCTCACCAGGTCCCGGCAGTGTCCCAGTCCGCGTACTCTCCCCCCACGCCGGACACCCCGGAGTCGCTGCTCTCCACCCCCCCACAGACGCTCCAGGCCAAGAGCTTACCTCCCACCCTCCACAGTACTCCTGCTATGCTAGGCTTACCCCCCACACAGCCCACAGCCAAG AAAAAGGGAGTGAAGCGGAAAGCagacaccaccacccccaccaccatggCCATGCCCATCACCATGGGCGTTGGCGGGATTGGCATGGGCATGGTCGGTGGACCCGACTCCCCGTTGACACTCACCTCGCTGGGGGTAGGCCAAGGCCTGGGCCTGGGCCTCGGCATGGGGATGGGTATTGGTATGGGCCGCGGCAGAGGCATGGCGGGCACCAAAGCAGCTGCAGGGAGGCGGGGAGTCAGCGGGCGCCCTATCAAGCCCCCGAAGAAAGACCTGCCGGACTCGGTGCAGCTCCAGCCGGTGCGACGCGGCAAACTGGGCCAGCAGCTCCGGTACTGCAACGGGATTCTCAAAGAGCTGCTGTCCAAGAAACACGCGGCGTACGCCTGGCCCTTCTACAAACCAGTGGACGCCTCCATGCTGGGCCTACACGACTACCACGACATCATCAAGCAGCCCATGGACCTCAGCACCATCAAG AGGAAAATGGACAGTCGAGAATACCGGGACGCCCAGCAGTTTGCCGGTGACGTCAGGATAATGTATTCTAACTGCTATAAGTACAACCCTCCAGACCATGACGTGGTAACCATGGCACGCAAACTACAG gacGTCTTTGAGTTCTGCTTTGCCAAGATGCCCGACGAGCCTGCGGCCCCTCCTGCTTCCATGGGTGGACGCTCCTCATCTTCTTCATCTTCCTCCTCGTCCTCGTCTGAGAGCGACCCCAGCAGCGACAGCGACAGCAGCCCCAGCTCGGACAGCGAGGAGGAGCGAGCACACCGCCTGGCCGAGCTGCAGGAACAGGTGTGTACACAG CTGAAAGCAGTTCATGAGCAATTGGCAGCACTCTCCCAGGGCCCCATCGTTAAGCctaagaggaagaaagagaagaaggacaagaagaagaagaagaagcccgAGAAGCATCGGGGAAGTCGGGTGCCAGTCGAAGAGGATATACCCATCCGGCCGCCCAAAACGCCCAAGGTCACCAAGACGTCGAAGACGCCAAAGACACCCAAGACCAAGAGCAGCAAAGGGGGCTCCACACAGGGCAAGAGGGGCACTGGGAAGAAGAGCAACAAGAGCAA GTCTTCCAAGAAGTCGCAGGCAGTGACGCTCAGCATGCACCAGATGAGCGCCGCCGCCATGCTCCCCCACTACGActcagaggaggaggacgaggtgTCGCCCATGAGCTACGACGAGAAGCGCCAGCTCAGCCTGGACATCAACAAGCTGCCCGGGGAGAAGCTGGGCCGCGTGGTTCATATCATCCAGGCGCGCGAGCCATCGCTGCGCGACACTGACCCAGAGGAGATCGAGATAGACTTTGAGACGCTCAAGCCGTCCACGCTGCGCGAGCTGGAACGCTACGTTATGACCTGCCTCCGCAAGAAGCCTCGCAAACCCTATG CAGGGAAGAAAGGTGGAGCAGGGAAGTCCCGGGAGGAGCTGGCTCTGGAGAAGCAGTTGGAATTGGAGCAGAGGTTGCTGGATGTCAGCGGGCAGCTCAACTCTGGCAAGAAGCCTCAGAAAACCAAAG AGAAACCCAGTGCTGTGGAGCCCCATGCCATGGCGTCTCGCCTTAGCGCCAGCAGCTCCAGCTCAgactcttcttcctcttcctcatcgtCCTCCTCTGACACCAGTGACTCAGACTGA